The Thermosynechococcus sp. HN-54 DNA segment GATGGACGATTGCCTTGGCCGCGCCAAATATCGCATTCAGGGGGAATGGCGCACCCGCTTGCCCGTTACCTATCTTGTCTGCAATCAAACCCCGCCAGTGGATGGCAAGCCCAGCCTAATGACCTTTAGCGAAGTGGAAACCCTCTTCCACGAATTTGGTCATGGCCTGCACCACATGCTGACGCGGGTCGATGAAGCGGGCGCAGCAGGGATTAACAATGTGGAGTGGGATGCGGTTGAACTCCCTAGCCAATTTATGGAAAATTGGTGCTACCATCGGCCGACCCTTTTTGGCATGGCGTGCCACTATGAAACTGGGGAACCGCTGCCAGAACATTACTACGAAAAACTGGTTGCCGCCCGAACCTATCGCGCTGGCAGTGCTCTCTTGCGCCAGTTGCACTTTAGTTTGTTGGATTTGGAACTGCACCACCGCTATCGACCGGGTCAGGGGGAAACACCCCAACAGGTGCGCGATCGCATAGCCCAGACGACAACAATTTTGCCCCCTCTACCAGAGGATGCGTTTCTCTGTAGCTTTGGCCACATTTTTGCCGGTGGCTACGCAGCGGGTTATTACAGCTATCTGTGGGCAGAAGTGCTCAGTGCCGATGCCTTTGCTGCCTTTGAAGAAGTTGGCCTAGAGAATGAGCAAGCCGTTGCTGAAATGGGACGACGCTATCGCGAAACCGTACTTGCCCTTGGCGGTAGCCAACCTCCGATGGAGATCTTCAAAGCCTTCCGCGGTCGTGAGCCGATCACTGAACCTCTACTACGGCACCGAGGATTGTTGTCGAATACTTAGTTTGCGACTTATGGAGCCTTAGGCAGGCGATCGCCTCGCGTTTGATCCAGCCACTCAAAAATCCGATCTAGCTGCTCCAAGGTAATGAAGCCATACTGCCAAAGAATAATCGGCAGCGATCCCCGCTGCTGTTGCCATTGACGCACCGCCATTGCAATGCTCTCTGGGGGGAGTGCCAGCTCCTGTTCAAGATAGTGCAGTAGTTGAGGAGAGTAGGGCATCGCAGGTGAGGAGTGACTGATGAAACAGGGAGAACGGGTTAAGTATTTAGACTTGCAGTATAACAACGGGATGCGCAGGATAGGGCGAGTTTAACAAAAGCTGCATATTGTCTGAGAAGACGGCAGCGCTGATTGCAATGTTTCGCAGCATACCCTTAAGATAATTAAAAAAGATGCCCTATTTGTAAATTTTTATTACGATGCTTCAGCAATTCCGCCGCTGGTTTCGCCAAATTGGTTTAGTGATGGTGCTGGTCAGCCTCTGTTGGTTGGGAGCGATCGCGCCTGCCCACAGCTTCAATAATCCTGAATTGTTGCCGGCAGAACCGACCAACGTTATTGACCTAGCCCAAATCCTCACTCCTGTGCAAAAGGAACGCCTTGACAGCGAGCTAGCAGAGTTTGAAGCCCAGACCGGCTGGAAATTACGGGTTCTCACCCAGTACGATCGCACCCCCGGCCTCGCAGTGCGAGATTTTTGGAACTTGGACGATCGCAGTATTCTCTTGGTGGCCGATACCCGCGGGGGCAATCTCTTGAACTTTAATGTTGGCGACACCGCCTACCGAGTGCTCCAGCGCACCTTTTGGGTTGAGTTGCAAACCCGCTTTGGTAATCAATACTTTGTCCGCGACAACGGCGAAGACCAAGCCATCCTGCAATCTCTCCAAGCCATTGAAACCTGCCTCGCCCAAGGGGGCTGCCGCGCTGTCCCAGGATTACCCCAAGAGCAATGGCTTCTCACCCTTGCCACCTCCATCT contains these protein-coding regions:
- a CDS encoding DUF2949 domain-containing protein, translating into MPYSPQLLHYLEQELALPPESIAMAVRQWQQQRGSLPIILWQYGFITLEQLDRIFEWLDQTRGDRLPKAP
- a CDS encoding TPM domain-containing protein, giving the protein MLQQFRRWFRQIGLVMVLVSLCWLGAIAPAHSFNNPELLPAEPTNVIDLAQILTPVQKERLDSELAEFEAQTGWKLRVLTQYDRTPGLAVRDFWNLDDRSILLVADTRGGNLLNFNVGDTAYRVLQRTFWVELQTRFGNQYFVRDNGEDQAILQSLQAIETCLAQGGCRAVPGLPQEQWLLTLATSIFGGIILGFVARPRRADQKVAWTWILLFSPLWGMLFFAFGLGPVLVRTQEWLPVLRNVAGFALGAIVAFLIPAPSGPPPVLEE